The Lentzea guizhouensis genome contains a region encoding:
- a CDS encoding GOLPH3/VPS74 family protein gives MMLPDDLMVLFINEGTGKLRVDSSSAENALAGAVLIELVNSGRVAFEPNGKKLQVVDPTPLSDPLLQESVLRIDKPLSPQKSVERLRKKVRDNVAARLEDRGVVRVEPRKVLGIFPAKSYRITDERVAVEVRKAVGEVVLGYRGADARTGSLVTLLQSVKAVHKVVEGDKRDMTRRAKEIAAGNWAGDAVRRAVEAIQAGVVAATAAAAAASSGG, from the coding sequence ATGATGTTGCCTGATGACCTGATGGTGTTGTTCATCAACGAGGGGACCGGCAAGCTCCGGGTCGACAGCTCGTCGGCGGAGAACGCGCTCGCCGGTGCCGTGCTCATCGAGCTGGTCAACTCGGGCCGCGTCGCGTTCGAGCCGAACGGCAAGAAGCTCCAGGTCGTCGATCCGACGCCGTTGAGTGACCCGCTGCTGCAGGAGTCCGTGCTGCGGATCGACAAGCCGTTGTCACCGCAGAAGTCCGTGGAGCGCCTGCGCAAGAAGGTGCGCGACAACGTGGCCGCGCGGCTGGAGGACCGTGGCGTGGTGCGGGTCGAGCCGCGCAAGGTGCTCGGGATCTTCCCGGCGAAGAGCTACCGGATCACCGACGAGCGGGTGGCGGTCGAGGTGCGCAAGGCCGTGGGCGAGGTCGTGCTCGGGTATCGCGGTGCGGACGCGCGCACCGGGTCGTTGGTCACGTTGCTGCAGTCGGTGAAGGCCGTGCACAAGGTGGTCGAGGGCGACAAGCGCGACATGACCAGGCGGGCCAAGGAGATCGCGGCCGGCAACTGGGCTGGCGACGCCGTGCGCAGGGCGGTCGAGGCGATCCAGGCCGGGGTGGTCGCCGCAACGGCAGCTGCCGCCGCCGCGTCATCCGGTGGATGA
- a CDS encoding endonuclease/exonuclease/phosphatase family protein, with protein sequence MRSTLPGVGTAVAALVFAAVPAVAAPSPDALISEVYGGGGNSGATLTQDFVELANKGTVPVSLDGFSVQYISASPGAATQWGVTPLTGSIAAGKTFLVAQAKGAGGTVELPAPDATGTLAMSATGGTIALVSGTTALTCKTAADCAAEPRIKDLVGYGTAAVRETTATGALSNTTSASRTTGLPDTDNNSADFTVGGPTPTNSKGETPGGGNPDPDPDPDPTPGDKRIHDIQGVTRTSPLVGQKVTNVPGVVTGTRATGDRGFWIQDVKTPDTDPRTSEGVFVYTGGTAPTVAVGDEVLVSGTIAEYRPGGETGSNQTLTEITTPTTLTLSKGNAVPAPVVVKNIPAAYLPAPGGSIEQLPLEPAKYGLDYFESLEGTLVQVDDARVVGPSNSFGEVWVTVNPDQNRNQRGGTTYTAYDQQNSGRLKIKTAGALPAANVGDVFAGATIGAIEYTNFGGYTLAALTLGAHTPGNLQREITAQQKESELSVATYNVENLDPSDPQEKFDRLAEGVTTNLRSPDVVVLEEIQDNNGATNDGVVAADQTLQKFADAIVAKGGPRYQWRQIDPENLKDGGEPGGNIRVGFFFNPQRVSFVDRPGGDFKTPVQVVKKNGRAALSVSPGRIDPLNDAWANSRKPLAGEFKFRGRTVFVVANHFNSKGGDEAIHGRNQPPNRTSEVQRGKQAASLKAFTEQLRAADRGANVILAGDLNDYQFSPALKTLTGDGNLKALIETLPVNERYSYVFEGNSQTLDHIVMSNNITRFGYDVVHINAEFADQASDHDPQIVRLRPSTGDASVDKIVFALEDVIDCLKK encoded by the coding sequence TTGAGATCCACCCTGCCCGGTGTCGGGACAGCGGTGGCGGCGCTCGTGTTCGCCGCCGTCCCCGCCGTCGCCGCGCCCAGCCCCGACGCGCTGATCTCCGAGGTCTACGGGGGCGGCGGCAACTCCGGCGCCACCCTCACGCAGGACTTCGTCGAGCTCGCGAACAAGGGCACGGTCCCCGTCAGCCTGGACGGCTTCAGCGTCCAGTACATCTCCGCCAGCCCCGGCGCCGCCACGCAGTGGGGCGTCACGCCGCTGACCGGCAGCATCGCGGCCGGCAAGACGTTCCTCGTCGCGCAGGCCAAGGGCGCCGGCGGCACCGTCGAGCTGCCTGCCCCGGACGCCACCGGCACCCTCGCCATGAGCGCCACCGGCGGCACCATCGCGCTCGTCTCCGGCACCACGGCGCTGACCTGCAAGACGGCCGCCGACTGCGCCGCGGAGCCGCGGATCAAGGACCTCGTCGGCTACGGCACGGCCGCCGTCCGCGAGACCACCGCGACCGGCGCGCTGAGCAACACCACGTCGGCCTCGCGCACCACCGGCCTGCCCGACACCGACAACAACTCCGCCGACTTCACGGTCGGCGGCCCCACCCCGACCAACTCCAAGGGCGAGACCCCGGGCGGCGGCAACCCGGATCCCGACCCCGACCCGGACCCCACCCCCGGCGACAAGCGCATCCACGACATCCAGGGCGTGACGCGCACCTCGCCGCTCGTCGGCCAGAAGGTCACCAACGTCCCCGGCGTCGTCACCGGCACGCGCGCCACGGGTGACCGCGGCTTCTGGATCCAGGACGTCAAGACCCCGGACACCGACCCGCGCACCAGCGAGGGCGTGTTCGTCTACACGGGCGGCACCGCGCCGACCGTCGCGGTGGGCGACGAGGTGCTGGTCAGCGGTACGATCGCGGAGTACCGGCCGGGTGGTGAGACGGGATCCAACCAGACCCTCACCGAGATCACCACGCCGACCACGCTCACGCTCTCCAAGGGGAACGCGGTCCCGGCGCCGGTCGTCGTGAAGAACATCCCGGCCGCCTACCTGCCCGCCCCCGGCGGCAGCATCGAGCAGCTCCCGCTGGAGCCGGCGAAGTACGGCCTCGACTACTTCGAGTCCCTCGAAGGCACGCTCGTGCAGGTCGACGACGCCCGCGTGGTCGGCCCGAGCAACTCGTTCGGCGAGGTCTGGGTGACCGTCAACCCCGACCAAAACCGCAACCAGCGCGGTGGCACCACCTACACCGCCTACGACCAGCAGAACAGCGGCCGCCTGAAGATCAAGACCGCTGGCGCGCTGCCCGCCGCGAACGTCGGTGACGTGTTCGCCGGCGCAACCATCGGTGCCATCGAGTACACCAACTTCGGCGGCTACACGCTGGCGGCGCTGACGCTCGGCGCCCACACGCCGGGCAACCTGCAGCGCGAGATCACCGCGCAGCAGAAGGAGTCCGAGCTCTCGGTCGCGACCTACAACGTCGAGAACCTCGACCCGTCCGACCCGCAGGAGAAGTTCGACCGGCTCGCCGAGGGCGTGACCACCAACCTGCGCAGCCCGGACGTCGTCGTGCTGGAGGAGATCCAGGACAACAACGGCGCGACGAACGACGGTGTCGTGGCTGCCGACCAGACGCTGCAGAAGTTCGCCGACGCGATCGTCGCCAAGGGCGGCCCGCGCTACCAGTGGCGGCAGATCGACCCGGAGAACCTGAAGGACGGCGGCGAGCCCGGCGGCAACATCCGCGTCGGCTTCTTCTTCAACCCGCAGCGGGTGTCCTTCGTGGACCGTCCGGGCGGCGACTTCAAGACGCCCGTCCAGGTCGTGAAGAAGAACGGCCGCGCCGCGCTTTCCGTGTCACCGGGCCGGATCGACCCGCTGAACGACGCGTGGGCCAACAGCCGCAAGCCGCTCGCCGGTGAGTTCAAGTTCCGCGGCCGCACGGTCTTCGTCGTCGCGAACCACTTCAACTCCAAGGGCGGCGACGAGGCCATCCACGGCCGCAACCAGCCGCCGAACCGCACCTCCGAGGTGCAGCGCGGCAAGCAGGCGGCGTCGCTCAAGGCATTCACCGAGCAGCTGCGCGCGGCCGACCGGGGCGCCAACGTGATCCTCGCAGGCGACCTGAACGACTACCAGTTCTCGCCCGCGCTCAAGACGCTGACCGGTGACGGCAACCTCAAGGCGCTGATCGAGACGCTGCCCGTGAACGAGCGGTACAGCTACGTCTTCGAGGGCAACTCGCAGACGCTCGACCACATCGTGATGAGCAACAACATCACCCGCTTCGGCTACGACGTGGTCCACATCAACGCCGAGTTCGCCGACCAGGCGAGCGACCACGACCCGCAGATCGTCCGCCTCCGCCCGTCCACGGGCGACGCGAGCGTCGACAAGATCGTGTTCGCTCTCGAGGACGTCATCGACTGCCTGAAGAAGTAA
- a CDS encoding maleylpyruvate isomerase family mycothiol-dependent enzyme, translated as MGILSYERRCAEIINQTDLLVSSLNDADLRVSVPATPDWTLNQLLRHVGHAHRWADVMLRERLPEIDFSRNGAQLPASYEGESASVLIPWLQEGAASLAEVLRSVDPDEMIAPVNGHPGPRAWSRRMTHETVIHRFDALQALGLPFEVDPEVAQDTLREWTGLALPYAFMRWPAETAPLVGSGTVHLHATDVEAEFVVDLTGAAPVVREGHEKADVAVRGPVVELVLAVYRRRSVEGLEVFGDRALLELVLERVRF; from the coding sequence ATGGGGATCCTGAGCTACGAGCGCCGCTGCGCCGAGATCATCAACCAGACCGACCTGCTCGTGTCGTCGCTGAACGACGCTGACCTGCGTGTTTCCGTTCCGGCGACGCCCGACTGGACGCTGAACCAGCTCCTGCGACACGTCGGCCACGCCCACCGCTGGGCCGACGTGATGCTCCGGGAGAGGCTGCCGGAGATCGACTTCTCCCGCAACGGCGCCCAGCTGCCGGCCTCGTACGAGGGTGAATCCGCCTCGGTGCTGATCCCCTGGTTGCAGGAAGGCGCGGCGTCGCTGGCGGAGGTGCTGCGGTCGGTCGACCCGGACGAGATGATCGCGCCGGTGAACGGCCACCCCGGCCCGCGCGCGTGGTCGCGGCGGATGACCCACGAGACCGTGATCCACCGGTTCGACGCGCTCCAGGCGCTCGGACTGCCGTTCGAGGTCGACCCCGAGGTCGCCCAGGACACGCTGCGCGAGTGGACCGGTCTCGCGCTGCCGTACGCGTTCATGAGGTGGCCTGCCGAGACCGCGCCGCTCGTCGGGTCCGGCACGGTGCACCTGCACGCGACGGACGTGGAGGCGGAGTTCGTGGTCGATCTCACGGGTGCCGCGCCGGTGGTGCGGGAAGGGCACGAGAAGGCTGACGTGGCGGTGCGCGGACCGGTGGTCGAGCTGGTGCTGGCGGTGTACCGGCGGCGGTCGGTGGAGGGACTGGAGGTGTTCGGCGATCGCGCGCTGCTGGAGCTGGTGCTGGAGCGCGTACGTTTTTGA
- a CDS encoding nucleoside deaminase, with protein sequence MNDEDLIRTALRAASKAGTDVPIGAVVFAPDGTVLAEACNAREALGDPTAHAEVLALRSAATKYGDGWRLDGCTLAVTLEPCTMCAGALVLARVSRLVFGAWEPKTGAVGSLWDVVRDRRLNHRPEVRGGVLEDECADLLERFFRTQR encoded by the coding sequence GTGAACGACGAAGACCTGATCCGCACGGCCCTCCGCGCGGCGTCGAAAGCCGGCACGGACGTCCCCATCGGCGCCGTCGTCTTCGCCCCGGACGGCACGGTGCTGGCCGAGGCCTGCAACGCCCGCGAGGCCCTCGGCGACCCCACCGCCCACGCCGAGGTCCTGGCCCTGCGTTCAGCTGCCACCAAGTACGGCGACGGCTGGCGCCTCGACGGCTGCACCCTCGCGGTGACGTTGGAACCCTGCACGATGTGCGCGGGCGCCCTCGTCCTCGCCCGTGTCTCTCGTCTCGTCTTCGGTGCCTGGGAGCCCAAGACCGGCGCCGTCGGCTCCCTGTGGGACGTCGTGCGGGACCGCCGGCTCAACCACCGGCCCGAGGTGCGCGGCGGTGTGCTTGAGGACGAGTGCGCTGACCTGCTCGAACGCTTCTTCCGGACCCAGCGTTAA
- a CDS encoding tRNA adenosine deaminase-associated protein, with protein MTQQEPVNGFAVAVVREDGRWRCSRMDSSALSELDAAITQLRQLRSTGAAFGLLAVDDEFFIILRPVPGGVALLLSDAAAALDYDIAADVLDLLRVDPPDEEDTELWPEGDLGVLADLGMPSHELQIIVDEVDLYPDEQLQMIAQRIGFIDEFVKLLDTIQA; from the coding sequence ATGACACAGCAGGAGCCGGTCAACGGCTTCGCGGTCGCGGTCGTCCGGGAGGACGGCCGCTGGCGGTGCAGCAGGATGGACAGCTCCGCGCTGTCGGAGCTGGACGCGGCGATCACCCAGCTGCGGCAGCTCAGGTCGACCGGCGCGGCCTTCGGCCTCCTGGCCGTCGACGACGAGTTCTTCATCATCCTGCGCCCGGTCCCCGGCGGCGTGGCCCTGCTCCTGAGCGACGCCGCCGCGGCACTCGACTACGACATCGCCGCCGACGTCCTCGACCTCCTGCGCGTCGACCCACCCGACGAGGAGGACACCGAGCTCTGGCCGGAGGGCGACCTCGGCGTGCTCGCCGACCTCGGCATGCCCTCCCACGAGCTCCAGATCATCGTCGACGAGGTCGACCTCTACCCGGACGAGCAGCTCCAGATGATCGCCCAGCGCATCGGGTTCATCGACGAGTTCGTGAAGCTGCTCGACACCATCCAGGCGTGA